A genome region from Triticum aestivum cultivar Chinese Spring chromosome 2B, IWGSC CS RefSeq v2.1, whole genome shotgun sequence includes the following:
- the LOC123041809 gene encoding zinc finger protein ZAT1-like, whose amino-acid sequence MAKNTCKLCCRRFASPRALAGHMRSHSIKVARSQISSASSASTSVAAGDDDAAADARMMPIQAYVLRGKPKRRVRLAESDFSDRESEADYPSQSPDAKRVHGGSRDAEPVSSVSDAATPEEDVALSLMMLSRDSWPAAAWQPSSYRAADSDDGSDGGGEVEPRAAEQKRTRFQCPACKKVFRSYQALGGHRASHVRGGRGGCCAPPLNPPPPPPASTHLQPLLECEEGTKPHPHECPCCFRVFASGQALGGHKRSQLCPGAAAVAAPGADHPAAAMKSLGLIDLNLPAPFEDLEVSAVSDPFLSARPGH is encoded by the coding sequence aTGGCCAAGAACACATGCAAGCTCTGCTGCCGCCGCttcgccagcccccgcgccctcgCCGGCCATATGCGCTCCCACTCCATCAAGGTCGCCAGGTCGCAGATCTCatcggcctcctccgcctccacctccgtcgCGGCCGgggacgacgacgccgccgccgacgccaggATGATGCCCATCCAGGCCTACGTGCTCCGCGGCAAGCCCAAGCGGAGGGTGCGCCTCGCCGAGTCCGACTTCTCAGATCGCGAGAGCGAGGCGGACTACCCCTCGCAGTCGCCGGACGCCAAGCGCGTGCATGGCGGATCGCGCGACGCGGAGCCGGTGAGCTCCGTGTCCGACGCCGCCACGCCGGAGGAGGACGTCGCGCTGTCCCTCATGATGCTCTCCCGCGACTCCTGGCCCGCGGCGGCGTGGCAGCCGTCCTCCTACCGCGCCGCCGACTCCGACGACGGAAGCGACGGCGGCGGAGAGGTCGAGCCCCGGGCGGCCGAGCAGAAGCGGACGCGGTTCCAGTGCCCCGCGTGCAAGAAGGTGTTCCGATCGTACCAGGCGCTGGGCGGGCACCGCGCCAGCCACGTCCGCGGCGGCAGGGGCGGCTGCTGCGCGCCCCCGCTcaacccgccgccgcctcctcctgcttCCACCCACCTGCAGCCATTGCTGGAATGCGAGGAGGGCACGAAGCCGCATCCGCACGAGTGCCCCTGTTGCTTCCGCGTGTTCGCGTCAGGCCAGGCCCTCGGGGGCCACAAGCGGTCCCAGCTCTGCCCaggcgccgccgccgtggccgcgcctGGCGCCGATCATCCCGCCGCCGCGATGAAAAGCCTGGGCCTCATTGATCTCAACCTCCCGGCGCCCTTCGAGGACCTGGAGGTCTCCGCCGTGTCAGATCCCTTCCTCTCCGCAAGGCCAGGCCACTGA